Sequence from the Chanodichthys erythropterus isolate Z2021 chromosome 12, ASM2448905v1, whole genome shotgun sequence genome:
TTGTATTGCAATACTCCTCCCAATATTCTCTTTTTGCCCTTCTTATTATCCGCCTCACAACTGCTTGCGCTTTCTTATACCTAATTAGATACTCAAAATTATGAAatctttttaataatttaaatgccCTATTCCTGTTCCTTACTGCTTCCTTGCATCTATCATCCCACCAAGGCATTACTTTCCTCTTTCCATTTTCACTACTCCTAGGGATAGATTCAATTGCAGCCAATTTTATCCCCTGTTTAATTTTCTCATCTAATTTTATTATATCATCTTCACTATCTATCTGACTAAAGTATACACTACTTATTTCCTGAAATTTCTTCCAATCTGCCTTTTCAAACTTCCATTTTGCactcattttgactttttccaGTTGAACTTCCATATTTATCTTGCACCAGATTGGATAATGATCACTTCCAACAGTTCCTTCTTGATGTACTGTCCAATTACATTTTATTGCCATATTACTTGACACTAATGTGAGGTCAAGGACTGATTCTTTCCCCGTCCGAACATCCACTCTTGTACCTCTGCCATCATTTAGACATACTAGATTCATCTCATCTAATAACTCCTCTATAATCTGACCATTATTATCTGTTCTTTCACTACCCCATAACGTATTGTGCCCATTAAAATCACCACACCATACAACATTACCCTTATTCTGACTTACTATTTCCTCTAGATTTTTAAGGTCTAACCTCTCGCATGGATTATAAAAATTAACAATTACTACTACTTTTTCCTTTATCCACACTTTCACTACAACATACTCCTGTTCTCCTCCAACCTCTATTATTCTATATGATATTCCCTGTTTTATAAAGGTAACACATCCTCCTCCACCACCCTCTCCCCTATCCCGCCTCACTGCAACATAACCATACAATATAAAATCTAATCTTGGCTTTAGCCAGGTCTCCTGAACACATATTATATCTGGTCTTTCCTTTCTACTTAGtacaaactttttaaaatcctGTCCATTTGCAATCAAGCTTCTCGCATTCCACTGTAGTATTAACACAATTAACAGCCACCACATATCGTCTCTTGACTGGCCTGCATTCTCAATTCCTCATTTACCTCCTCCCATTTTAACCCTATCATATTCAAATGATGCTCAGCTGCTTTAACAATAATCTGAATCCTCTctgtttttgatttgatttcaaaTGTTGCATTTATCACCCCTGCTATGAACGTCACTAATTTCTTCTTTTCCATCCATGTCTTCTTATCTTGATTTTCTTTCATCACTGCTTGCTCTCTGATACTTCCCCCTGTTCTTTGCTTTTCCTGTCCTGCCAGCTTTACAGCATCAGCATATGATACTTTTTCTCTTACTTTAATTTGATGCACCTCCACTTCTTTTTTATATACTTCACATCCCCAGTATGCAACACTATGGCTTCCTCCACAACTGCAACATTTTGGTCTTACTCCCTCTCCACACTTTCCATAATCATGGTCCCCCCCGCATCTAGCACACTTCCTTTTTCCCTTACATACTTTTGCTACATGTCCAAATTCTTGGCAATTATAGCATCTTGTGGGCTTTAGATAGTATTCCCTTACACTGTATTTTAGAAAACCAAAATACACCTCTTTTGGAAGCACTTTTTCCTCAAATTCAATAAGGATATTCTCAGTTTCTTTTTTCTCTACACCTCTAACCATTCTTTTTGCGCTCCTCACCCTGTTATTTGTTGCTATCACATGCTCTTCTAAATCCTTCATCTTAACATTTAGAGGAACCCCATAAATCACTCCTTTACTACCACTGCTTCTTTTCTCCCCAACTCTCACTACCTTAACAATTTTGACTTTCCCAATGTTTGCCATTTTCTTTGCTTTGTCTATTTGCACTTCAGTATTACATCCTATTAGCAGATTCCCATCTCCTAATACTCTTGCATATTTTACTTCCCCAACCTGTCCTCTTATGATATTTGTCAGCTTAATCGGATCCATCTTTTTAACACCCCCTTCATTCTCAAATCTAACTACTATATTCAATGACTCCTCTCCTACTTTCCTAGGTTCTCTTCCCTCATTCTCTGACTCTCCTATGCTGGAAGTatcttcttttcttcttttccgGCCTTTTTCCTTTCTATCTTTCATCATTTCAATCCACTCACTTTCCCTTCGACCATCTTCCTCACTTTCTTCTATACTATCACTATCAACTTCCATCCCTCTTCCTGCCATATTATATGAGATTGCCAAGAACCTTCTGACAATATCGTTCCGGACCTATACAGGCCGTCGGTCGATATTCCCACAAGTTCTTCACAATACTCACAAATCCTATTCTTTTCCTTCAGTATCACAATCACTGTTAGATGATATATTCACTGTTTAAAGTTTGTTTGTCACGCGTCGCTCCTTTCGACCGGCTCACAGACTGCTGGCGCACACGGATGACGTCCCTCTCATCCCAGCCTCCTCTCCTTCCGCCCCCCCTTCGCAGCGTTTCTTTTGGAGGTCGTCGCTTATGAAAGTGAGGAGAGAACACTTCCTGCTGCGCGCGACCTATAAGGCGCGTCCACGCACGTCACCACGCGACCTTGACTGTCTGTCATCATAAATCTATGTTGATATAAACATCTTTGTGCTACTGAcaaatagtttttaaaaattaagGATAAAATATAGTTTTACATCTGGGTGGAAgtgaaataatttattatttcaacGGGATACATTTATTATGATAAATTATGATGATTATGGAAGTTCCATAAAATTAAACGAGAttaacaaaaattaacattatgtgtaaaatataaaatcatttatgttaaattattacattttctaCTAACTACAATACTGTACtgttagatttatttatttaagtcaattatatattatttaattatttattatttaattcatttatcaTCTACATtagtttaaacaaattattattattattattatttatttatttttacactgTCTTTCTCTGTTTTTTCCATGGATCTAACACTTCCTTGCAGGGCCCCCTGATTTAGTGTTACTGtataagaaaagaaaatttgtcatattattaaatatgatcCTGAAAGATAAGTGATTCAACACTCTTTTTTGTTtcatcattaaaaaaacatcagTAAACCGCAGTCAGTGTTTGAAATACTTTATTCAGTGTCCTACAGTTTAGTTGACTTGACTGATGTACAAGAAAgatcatacaaataaatatataccgGTATATATAATTTAACGTGTCGTTCTCTGATGTATTCTGATTGGCCGTCGTCTTCTCTGCCGTGTGGGTCTTTTCCTGCGGAACCCGTGAAGCTGCTCCCGGTACTCCCGCTGGCGCATGGGCACGTATCCGCAGGGATCACACAGATCCTGAGACAGAGAGACACCGTGACTGTGATGCTGCAAATACTGTGGTTCAAAGATTAGTtcaattcagaattaaaatttcctgataatttactcacccccatgtcatccaagatgttcatgtctatCTTTCTTCAGtccaaaagaaattaaggtttttgatgaaaacattccaggatttttctgcatatagtggactttaacagttaccaacgggttgaaggtcaaaatgtcagtttcagcgcagcttcaaagagctctacatgatcccagacgaggaataagagtcttatctagagaaattatcattttctaaaaaaaaataaaaatgcatacactttttaaccacaaatgcttatcttgcactgctctgcgatgcgcaaCGCATtgcgtaatcacgttggaaaggtcacgcatgacgtGACTAGGGCTGGTCAACGATAATCATGAttatcgtgtacaaaataagagtctgtgtttacgtaatataagtgtgttttgtgtataattatgtatatataaataaacatacattcatgtatatatttaagaaaaatatcttatatttctattaaaaatatttacatttatatataatataaatacataaaaatataaatgtgtgtgtatgtgtgtgtatgtgtgtgtgtatatatatatatatatatatttcttaaatatatacatgtttgtgtatttatatatacataataattatacacaaaacaaacacacatatatcagGTAAAcgcagactcttattttgtacaccgcggtagggcgaaaaactccatctcattttctcctccaactacaaaatcgtccgacatcgctgttttaccttttttgtaaaggccgtttgacttagtctttgcacgttacttccgcctatgtcacacgtgacctttccaacgtgattacttaatgtgtggcgcatcacagagctttgtggttaaaaagtatatacatttttatttgttttagaaaacaacagatggtttcactagataagactcttattcctcgtctgggatcatgtagagctctttgaagctgcactgaaactgtaatttggaccttcaacccgttggtaactgttgaagtccactatatggagaataatcctggaatgttttcctcaaaaaccttcatttctttttgactgaagaaagaaagacatcttggctgacatgggggtgagtaaattatcaggaaaatgtcACTCTGAagtgaactactcctttaagACAGCGAGACATTGTGTTGTACTGTACCGGATAAGAGGCATGGAAGTGTTTGTATCCCCCCAGCAGCAGGTAGAGCTCAGGATAGTGCAGGTTCGGATACACCTGAGCATTGACACACCTGTCCAGCCTCCTCAGATACCGACACCTGTTGAACGGATAAGAAGCTTGAGTAATCATAAACAcactcagtgtgtgtgtgtgtagagtgTGTTTCTCACAGATGTGGTCCTCGTTCCGATGAGAACTCGCAGTGGAACACTATCAGTTTCCGTGGCGATGACACCTCCTCCTCTGGGAGTGAGTCAGACGGACGAGCCGCCCACCGGCCCCGCAGCCTCCGGGAGGAGCCGTGACCTGCGGCGCAGGGGGGAAGAGCTCCGGCTGAGGCCTGATGAACCGCCTGCTGGATCTGAGACTCGGTGTACAGGTTCACTGCGCCCTGAATGAGTGCAATACATCCTGAAGGTCACGACAGGTGGATCCGTCGCACAAACACTGGCTTGATAAAACACTCAATATTTTAAGGCACCTTAATGTGTCCTCCTTGGTACTCGTACGGGTAACGACAGTCGACGATGAGGAAGTCCTCCACTGCAGGGCCAAACTGACCTCTGATCAGAGACGCCACCTTCAGGTCAGGAGCAGATGATACGTTTACCTCAACATCTCGAAAATGAGACACacgacattaaaaaaaatccataaaataAACTTGTGTTTCAGTCTCTGAAAGATGCTTAATATGAAACTGCATTAAAATTGGAATATTTTACCATTGCAAAGAAATTCACTTTATTATCAGAGCTTTTTATCCACCCTAGCTTAGAAAACAGTAATGATTTCTTACAGTTTGTGCGCTGACACAGTGAAGCTCCGGATGGCCGGCTCTCTCCACAGGAAGCAGGTGTTGCTATGGAAATAATTGTATCAAGAGACAAGACTTGGAATGAACTCAGCATTCTGCTTTCTACAAATTCACCCTTTGAAGACATGAAAGTTAGCAATCAATAATGTACATTGTTTGTCCTTATAGTGTACAAGTCtcgggtgtccccagaatgtgtctgtgaagtttcagcacaaaatcccccacagatcatttattatagcttgtcaaatttgtatctatttgggtgtgagcaaaaacacatagtttttgtgtgtgtccctttaaatgcaaattagctgctgctcccagAGGGCAAAAACCACTGGCGTAGGAACCGGGGGGGACGTGTCCCCCTCAATATTGGAAAATGCTGCATGTGTCCCACCCAAAAATTAGCCTATACACCGCAggaacaaaaactgtacattttgaacttttattttgaatacgcGACGAAGAAGATATTCGGTTTTGTCAGTCAAACCCAGAgtgatttcattcatgtttgaaTAATCACCATTCGCCAATCACCAGCTTCATATTCTTCACTTTTCACCTATAGTCGGACTCGGAGCATCTGATTGGTagagagaagtcaacattacacTACGAACATTCAAATACGTTATTGGTGCGCACCAGCTTTGAACGACTCGACTTTGTATGAGGTAAATTAGTCTCAGTCAAGCGGTTTAAATTAACAAgctttttaaaactgaattatggATACGAGGCATGACATTATAAACTTTTTAATAGAAAAGTAAAATGTTATTGATATAGATAATAATGATAGTTCTAGTTCCAAGTGCCTATATCCAAAGCCGTATGTGactgttgtgtttttgtatttttttggggTTACAAATCAAATATTTGCCTTGTAAAGTGCCCCTTTCCTTTCTGCCCGCAATTGCAGGGGGGCTTGTACACTTTTATGTTTCCCAACTTCAATATTTGTGtaataataaatagataaattaaacagatgaacagatgataaacagatgattttgtttatttattttgctgttatTTCATATGTCGTACCACGTGACGTCACCATAATGTATGTTACTATTATGGTGGCGAGATGGACGTTGATTCATAATGGCCAAAATGTCCCCCCCAATGTCAAAGTGGTTCCTACGCCCCtggcaaaaacagaaaaaaaacaatcttactgacccctCTCATCACTTCGTTTCAATTGGATTTAGCAGAACCAACCTTAGTAAAGTCCCCTATGAGTGACAGGTCAGCGACGGCATCTTGAGTGACGTGTGTGGGCGGGGCTTCGTGCCGTGACCTCATCTGACTGAACCTCGCAACGGCCTGACGACGAACATGGAAAGATGAACTGTTTGTCTGCTAGAATAATATTATATTGCAGAATATGATACCATATATAGCATTCCAGCCAACATGATTGACAGGCAGAGAGTGTTTCTGAAAACACAATAACACTAAAAGCACCTGTCGTTCACATCAGACTCTTATTTTCTCCTCACCGTTGGGTCGAGCGCGTCCACCTGTCGCGGGTGACTGGCGTCCTCTTCCGGATCACTGCGGCACTGTCTCCTGCTTCTGCCCGCTGCTTCTGCCTCATCAGCGGAGAATCTGCTGCACAGACGCACGCGCAACCGCTTCTGCGGGACAAGTGTTCAAGATTGCGATAAAACACGCCCTTAATGAGTATGACCCAGTTTAGCACAGTAATACAGTGCAAAGTACACACTATGTACATATAAACACTTCAAAAATGAGCTGTCAACCTTATTTTGCAACGCGGAAGTAATTTTTCTGTAAATGTGCGACACTTCTGATTCATTTACCGCTACAGGGAAATAACTAGAGGAATAACAAAGTGCAGGAAACTATAACAAAACAATGTGTAGGGAAGCCAATTTCATAATTTCAAAACTATTATTACATACTAAGTTgatattatgacattaaaaaagtcaaaattatgacattgtCTACtgtcatattttgttttttacttttaatgtcataattatgaggttaaagtcaaaattatcaTAAAGTCGAAATCTTGACATATTAAACCAAAAATTTGACACTAATAATTATGggtttttgtcataatttctactttttttgtaattatgactgtcacaattttgacttttttgtcataattttgacttggtATGTCAATTATGACTTGGTATGTATTAATCATGACTTTGAAtgttataattttgactttttatgtcatcattttgaattagaatttcataatttcgacttttttgtcagttttgattTAGAAATTTGCAGTTTCGACTTttttcataattctgacttagtatgtcataaataTAACTgaatgtcataatttcgactttttatgtcatgaCGGTGGCAtcattttgccatttttttattcataaattTGACagtttgtcaattttgatttagaatttcagaattttgactgtcataattatgacttagtatgtcataattttgacttttttgtcataatttcaatttaGAATTTAGAAGTTtttactttttgtcataattatgatttagtatgtcataattttgacttagtatgtcataaataTTGCCTTGAATGTCATCATTTGACTTTTATGTCATTATTATGAtggtatgtcataatttagactttttttgtcataatttcgagTGTCAATTATgatttagaattacataattatgactttgaatattataattttgactttgaatgtcataatttcgacttagtatgtcataattaccATTACCGATTACGATTTATGATTTTTATGTGTCGGAAATGGGCTTCTGTGTGTTTATGATTacgataataaattaaattaatatgatGACAAATACCAGTTTTGCAATATGTTTCTGTTCAGTTGAAATAACTGGAAGCGAGTGACACCGGTAGTCTACAATTATTCAagttaaaaataaggtggataattaggtgcatattacatttacatgcaTAATTCAAATGACATTTTGGTTGCATGAATAATATGTGGGATAATGTGAATGAGAGGGTAAATAAGCGTTACTGACAAAGGCTCGCTCAGTCTCTTTATTGGCTGGAGAATCGTGACGGCCCCTCCACAGACACCCGGactgaatcaggagaagaggaaaagtgtcataaaaatatatcaaaataaaactaattattCCTATTCATTTACTGTGTTTGATTACCGTGTTTGAAGAGGAGTCAGGTGACAGGCTTCTGCCAAAACAAACACACGACTGTTTACTCTGATTATCACCGATTATTCATGAGCTGCATTATTAATATGAGGTCATGCTTAGTTTACCTCGCTCGTCTTCTCCTCACTGCAGAGACTGAGAGAAAATTCACAGTAAATTAAACTGGAAATCATAATCGAGGATTTAAGTTTAAGAGTTAATGAACACTTTGATCTAATAATTCTTGGAATGAATATAAACAGCATGCAAATGTGTGTTTTAATGACTTTTCcattaaaactataaaaatccCTTATACCTTCATGCTTTTCAACACTTTCAACCCTGGATCTTAAGCAGAAACATTTGAAGAGAGGTGAATTGGCACAACTTCAAATAGAAGTTAATACTATTGGATCTGTCAGACAGAAGGAGCTGGAACAGCATGAGTTAAAACTGTCCTCAGAGGAGAGTTAATTAagcagcgtgtgtgtgtgtgtgtgtgtgtgtgtgtgtgtgtgtgtatgtgtgtgtgagaagcTCTTGTCCAGACCTGTCGGCGTCTCTCTGTCCCTGGAGAGAGTGTTGAGCGGCGGACTGATGCATTCAGGCGTCAAAACAAGCTTTCTCCAGGCGGGCGAGATCTCTGGACTCAAATGGGACGCAAATATAAGTTATAACATACAActaacagtttaaaaaaaaatagataagtGAGCAGCTGAATTTGAATCGAGTTTGAATATAAAACAAattgcaatattttttaaaaaacaaagttaATGGAAGCATGTGTGTTTTATTGCTTGTCACAATTGCAACCGGTGGAAAATAGTataaatatagaaaataaatatagtcaaaagttctgaaaaattacaataaagTAACACATATATCACTTTATTATGGTGGAAAGGGGAAATATGAGGAGGAAAatcgtttttcctttttttatttgtttcatttaaCATGTAACAATACTTTGAAATCTATAATTTTACATGAATCAATCAGTTTCTTATTTAAAATTACACATGTAACCACTATTATGAGACAAAGCAAtcttaattatgattaattactttaaatattatttaaatatacaataaatGCACCAAATATGGCAgttgcatattattattatattgttatatgaattatattaataataaataattttatattaattcatattataataattaattatattattggTATTGTTATAATTGATTAATATAAACAATATGATTAACAATTAAAAATAGCCAACCAacctatataatataataccatATATAGAACCTATATAATAACCATATatagaaaaatagaaaaaaaataaattgctgAATAAATTAGCCCTAATATTGCCAAACATCTTCAATTAAGAACAAGTGCAcatttttaatctattttaaagAAGAGAGGGTGTTCTCTCACCCATCCTGGCACTGGAGGTTCTGCAGGCTGAAGGAGAGCTCGCTGACCGGGGAAGAGTCTTCTGCTGTCGGATCCCAAACTGCCTCCAGCGCGTCACCAGCCATTGATCTGATCAGCGCTGCAAACTAACCGACAGACTCCACTGCTAGACTAAAAGTCAACTGTGCACCATAAGTGAACGGCTCATCCTGTCTCCACCGAGGAGGTCTCGGCTCTCCTCCCCGTGGAAACTCGTGTTGCTACAACAAGCTCATATGATCCGCGCGTCGCTGCTCTGTCATCGCAGTAATCATCCTCCAGCACAGGAACACAGCAGACACTTCCCCAAAGAGAGCCGTTTAGATGAATGCCTCATAAAGTTGTACATGTACGGGGTAATTCACTTTACTGATTTACAGATTTCATTAGTGGAACAGAAGACAGTTTTTAAAGGAACAGTACACccaacaaaaaattaaattccgtcatctactcaccctcatgacattTAAATCCTCTGTAACACCTTCTTTCAtgaaacacaaaatatttaGCCGAATAGATGGACTACCATAAAAAATAGACTATTTAACAGTAGTCTCCATCCACTTCCATTATAGAGTGCAGCCTCTGTGTTCAGATTCACATTCTGATTATTCGTTAGCAACATAAGAGCGAGCTTAAAGGgctagttcccccaaaaatttacattttgtcatcatgtagtcaccttcatgttgttccaaacctgtatgagtttctttcttctttgaacacaaaagaagatattataatgttagtaaccaggcagttgatggaccccattgacttccattgtatttttttcctactatataagtcaatggggtccatcaactgtatGGCTACCAGGGTTGGGGAGTAACGGAATACATactattttgttttcaaagaagaaaatgcaaacgACATAGTTGTACAGTGCAAAACACTGCCTTCCAGCTACGAAAACAATACTAAACAATAATCTGTAATACCATACTGTAGCCACTAGATGTCTGAATAgcccttcacacacacacacacacacacacacacacacacacacacacacacacacacacacacgcatatatatatatatatatatatattatattcaggGCTGTGTATTCCCAAGTTGTGGAAAAGCagaacaaacataaacagaattGTTTGATCTGAGTTTGTTCAGTTTGGTTATGATCTGATgtgacttttatatttttaagctctaaccaacaacaacaacaacaataataattttgcaATAGACAATTTATCAGatttgtaaataatttttattgttgagacccattcaaaagtatggaaTTGCAAAAGTAAAAACTTGCAGAAATTGAGAAGAgataattacaattaaatttaaaaatgcaatttatttacaGTAAAGTCCCCCCCACCccaatttttctttctttctttttctttctttctttctttctttctttctttctttctttctttatacaTACGACCTTGAAGTAATCCaaaagtaatccaaaagtaatcagattacattactttcATATTGTGGTACTTGGTTTACATTACTGAATACTTTTTTTATGTAACTGTAatggaatacatttttaaagtaaccCTCCCAAGCCTGATGGCTACCCACATTCTTtataatatcttattttgtgttcaacagaagaaagaaactcatacaggtttggaaccactTGATTGTTTCTAAATGACGACAAAATTTCTTTATCcgtaactatccctttaaattatccattgtttatatataatataagctttttatttccaagttttatttatttaatgtctcCGTCATCATAATTtaatatgtaaaacattaattaCTGCAGTGTAACTCCGGGGATGTTGTGCTTTGTCACATGTTCGATGTGGGTGGTCTAGTTCTAACCAATCACCGTGTTCATATGGAAAAACAAGCGAGTTCTTAAGCGCTGATTGGCCAGTGGCATTGCGCTCACTTATCGTCCCCGCCTCTATCCGGAAGCTGGCTGTCATGTGACTTGTTTGTTGGCGATTTGCTGTACGGAGCCGCATCATTTCATTACAGCAACAAACAAACGTTTGTCGCGGGTAATTCCCCTATTCCCCCTATCTCCTCCTCTCTCCCTGCTCCGCAATGGACGAAACGAGCCCGCTAGTTTCTCCGCTTCGTGATTCCAACGATTTCAGCTACGGTCCCACCGAGCCGACCAGTCCCCGGGGCGGATTTGGAGGGACGCCGGGCTCCGTCGTGCGTCTGCCGGCTGGGAGTCCCGGACGCAGCCGCGAGCGACAGCCGCTCCTGGACCGAGATCGAGGCGCGTCGCCCCGGGACCCGCATAGGAACGAGTTCCCGGAGGATCCGGAGTTTAGAGAGATCATCCGGAAGGCAGAGCGGGCCATCGAGGAGGGCATCTACCCGGAGCGCATCTATCAGGGCTCCAGCGGCAGCTACTTCGTCAAAGATTCAACAGGGGTGAGAGTTCATCATATCTCGATTACATAAGCCCGTCTGATCAGTTTTATGTGCATCTGAGCATGTGGTGTGTGAGAGATCTCAGTAACAGCTGTGTCATCAGGTCAGGCCTCGAGTGATGCAAACCACTGATCTGAAGTTTGAGCTTTTACTGGACAAATATTGATGTTGTTCTTCAACTGAAGGCACTTTTATGGATTTTTATCACATTAATGTGACATTGAAAGTTTTTCACACCTTCACTCCTGTTTCAGCCCCAGATGTGCAATCCTTAATTATAAAAATTGATGTGATGCGTGAAGGAAAAACAGGTAAAATCGAGGTAAGGGTCGATGGACTCATTGCT
This genomic interval carries:
- the cdc25d gene encoding cell division cycle 25 homolog d isoform X1 is translated as MAGDALEAVWDPTAEDSSPVSELSFSLQNLQCQDGPEISPAWRKLVLTPECISPPLNTLSRDRETPTVSAVRRRRARSLSPDSSSNTSGCLWRGRHDSPANKETERAFKRLRVRLCSRFSADEAEAAGRSRRQCRSDPEEDASHPRQVDALDPTAVARFSQMRSRHEAPPTHVTQDAVADLSLIGDFTKQHLLPVERAGHPELHCVSAQTVASLIRGQFGPAVEDFLIVDCRYPYEYQGGHIKGAVNLYTESQIQQAVHQASAGALPPCAAGHGSSRRLRGRWAARPSDSLPEEEVSSPRKLIVFHCEFSSERGPHLCRYLRRLDRCVNAQVYPNLHYPELYLLLGGYKHFHASYPDLCDPCGYVPMRQREYREQLHGFRRKRPTRQRRRRPIRIHQRTTR
- the cdc25d gene encoding cell division cycle 25 homolog d isoform X2; the protein is MEISPAWRKLVLTPECISPPLNTLSRDRETPTVSAVRRRRARSLSPDSSSNTSGCLWRGRHDSPANKETERAFKRLRVRLCSRFSADEAEAAGRSRRQCRSDPEEDASHPRQVDALDPTAVARFSQMRSRHEAPPTHVTQDAVADLSLIGDFTKQHLLPVERAGHPELHCVSAQTVASLIRGQFGPAVEDFLIVDCRYPYEYQGGHIKGAVNLYTESQIQQAVHQASAGALPPCAAGHGSSRRLRGRWAARPSDSLPEEEVSSPRKLIVFHCEFSSERGPHLCRYLRRLDRCVNAQVYPNLHYPELYLLLGGYKHFHASYPDLCDPCGYVPMRQREYREQLHGFRRKRPTRQRRRRPIRIHQRTTR